One Candidatus Nitrososphaera evergladensis SR1 genomic window carries:
- a CDS encoding peroxiredoxin has protein sequence MPSSTPLQPGTRAPDFTLRSTPDKTVSLGEFRSRPVILAFYPADFSPVCGDEMALFNEILPEFNRFNAQLLGISVDNIWSHLAFSKARNLGFPLLSDFNPKGSVAQQYGVYRQGDGTAERALFVIDGDGVIRWSYVSPIGVNPGANGILAALESLDAKEEK, from the coding sequence ATACCATCTTCGACGCCGCTCCAACCTGGAACGCGTGCCCCAGATTTTACACTTAGGAGTACACCAGATAAGACAGTATCGCTTGGCGAATTTCGCAGTAGGCCTGTGATCCTTGCCTTCTATCCTGCAGATTTTAGCCCGGTCTGCGGAGACGAAATGGCTCTGTTTAATGAAATACTGCCAGAATTCAATCGCTTTAATGCCCAGCTTTTAGGAATTTCGGTAGACAATATCTGGTCCCATCTAGCGTTTTCTAAAGCCAGAAATTTGGGGTTTCCTTTGCTGTCGGATTTTAATCCAAAAGGATCGGTAGCCCAACAGTATGGCGTATATCGTCAAGGAGACGGTACGGCTGAGCGAGCACTCTTTGTCATCGATGGTGACGGGGTGATTCGCTGGAGCTATGTTTCCCCGATTGGCGTAAATCCCGGCGCTAATGGCATTCTTGCAGCCCTTGAATCATTAGATGCGAAGGAGGAGAAATAG